The following are from one region of the Ignavibacteriota bacterium genome:
- a CDS encoding TonB-dependent receptor plug domain-containing protein codes for MKIFTQILLSILMISNQIIFAGTTGRLAGRVVDDTGEPLPFVNVVIMGTTLGAATDIDGYYSIINVPPGTYEVKASAIGYNSVTYQDVKISIDLTTTIDFQLSEASVELGEEVVVIATKPLVKMDLTASTSIVGDDVISQLPVAEIQDVLKLQAGVVISGGNIHIRGGRSNQVAYQIDGVPVTDVYDGSSVINVNQNSVQELQVISGAFNAEYGQAQSGVVNLVTKDGSNDFNANIQMYSGDYVSDKTDVFTNVDDLNPVGIRNIEGSLSGPILPG; via the coding sequence ATGAAAATATTCACACAGATTTTACTTTCAATTCTGATGATCTCCAACCAGATCATTTTTGCAGGAACAACCGGACGACTGGCTGGTCGTGTAGTTGATGACACCGGAGAACCTCTTCCTTTTGTTAATGTTGTTATCATGGGAACTACTCTTGGTGCGGCAACAGATATTGATGGATATTATTCTATCATCAACGTACCGCCGGGAACTTATGAAGTAAAAGCTTCGGCAATAGGTTACAACAGTGTTACTTACCAGGATGTTAAAATTTCAATTGATCTGACAACCACAATTGATTTTCAACTTTCCGAAGCATCGGTTGAGTTAGGTGAAGAAGTAGTTGTAATTGCAACCAAGCCACTTGTAAAAATGGATCTGACAGCAAGCACTTCTATAGTTGGAGATGACGTTATTTCTCAATTACCGGTTGCTGAAATTCAGGATGTGCTTAAACTTCAGGCTGGCGTCGTTATTTCCGGAGGAAACATACATATCAGAGGTGGAAGATCTAACCAGGTCGCTTACCAGATTGATGGTGTGCCTGTCACTGATGTTTATGATGGAAGTAGTGTTATTAATGTAAACCAGAATTCAGTTCAGGAATTACAGGTGATCAGTGGTGCATTCAATGCTGAATATGGTCAGGCACAATCTGGTGTTGTGAATCTTGTTACAAAAGATGGGAGTAATGACTTCAATGCTAATATTCAGATGTACAGCGGCGATTATGTTTCTGATAAAACAGATGTTTTTACTAATGTGGATGATTTAAATCCCGTTGGTATAAGAAATATTGAAGGCAGTCTTAGTGGACCAATCCTTCCAGGATGA